The sequence below is a genomic window from Draconibacterium halophilum.
CTCTTATTAACACGAACCCTAATTTCATTCACATTTGAAAAGATTTTGAAGTGATATTCGTACTTTTGTCTTTTCATTAACAAAAGTAGTTTTTCATGCAGGAAAAGATTTTAATTCTTGATTTTGGTTCTCAATACACACAATTGATTGGACGAAAGGTCCGCGAACTAAATGTTTATTGCGAAATTCATCCTTACAACCACTTCCCGGAAATTGATGAGAGTGTAAAAGGAGTGATCCTTTCGGGCAGTCCTTATTCGGTTCGCGATGAAGAAGCACCTCGTCCCGACCTTTCAAAAATCAAAGGCAAAATACCGGTTCTTGGCGTTTGCTACGGAGCACAGTACATGGCTCATTTTTATGGTGGTGAAGTAGCTCCTTCGAACACGCGTGAATATGGAAGAGCAAATCTGGGATTTATCGATCACGATAGTGTTCTGTTTGAAAATGTTAGTTTACACTCGCAAGTTTGGATGTCGCATGGCGATACTATTATTCGGCTTCCGGAAAATTATAAAGTAATTGCATCAACCGAAGATGTAAACTTTGCAGCTTATAAAGTTGATGGTGAAAAAACCTGGGCAATTCAATTTCACCCTGAGGTTTACCATACTACCGAAGGAAAGCAACTGTTACAAAATTTTGTGACAACAATTTGCGGCTGCGAACAAAACTGGACACCCGACTCATTTGTTGAGACAACAGTAAGGGAATTACAGGACCAACTAGGCAACGACAAGGTTGTTCTTGGTCTGTCAGGTGGTGTTGACTCATCGGTTGCCGGTGTTTTACTGCATAAAGCTATCGGTAAAAATCTTACCTGCATTTTTGTTGACAACGGTCTACTTCGTAAAAACGAATTTGAAGATGTTTTGCATTCGTATGAAAATATGGGGCTGAATGTAATTGGCGTTGATGCCCGGGAAAAATTCTGGAACGATTTGGCCGGTATTACTGATCCGGAACAAAAACGAAAAGTTATAGGACGCAACTTTATCGAGGTTTTTGATGAAGAAGCGCACAAAATAAAAGACGTAAAATGGTTGGCGCAAGGAACAATTTATCCGGATGTAATTGAATCAATATCGGTAAATGGTCCTTCGGCAACTATTAAGTCGCACCACAATGTTGGCGGACTTCCTGAGAAAATGAAACTAAAAGTGGTAGAACCACTCAAGCTTTTATTTAAAGATGAAGTACGACGCGTTGGTGGAGCTTTAACGATTAAAAAAGAACTCTTGGGTCGCCACCCCTTCCCGGGGCCTGGATTGGGAATTCGTATTCTTGGCGATGTAACTCCCGAGAAAGTTCGCATCCTGCAGGAAGCCGATGCTATTTTTATTAATGGGTTGAAAAACTGGGGGCTATACGACGAAGTTTGGCAGGCAGGAGTAATGTTGCTTCCTGTTCAATCGGTTGGTGTTATGGGCGACGAACGTACCTACGAAAATACAGTGGCTTTGCGCGCTGTTGCTTCAACCGATGGGATGACGGCCGATTGGGTACATTTACCGTACGATTTTATGGCAAAAATGTCGAACGAAATCATTAATAAAGTTCGTGGTATCAACCGCGTAGTTTATGATATTAGTTCGAAACCACCTGCAACAATTGAATGGGAATAGTTGTTGCAAAATGTAACGATATTAATTTTGGCAGACTTATTGCTAAAAAAGTTTCGTTATAAATTAAAAATTTGAATTATGATCGTATCAAAAATTAAACATATTAAAACGATTGGCTTAAGCCTGTTTTTAGCTTTATTTTTCATTGCTCCTGTATCAATACAGGCACAAAACGAAGTGCAGCAAAACCAGGTAAAGTTTGCCCGTTTACTGCGTTTGGTTGACGGCTACTATGTCGATTCATCAGATGTTGGCGACTTAACAGAAAAGGCTATTGTGCATATGCTTGAAGAGCTCGATCCGCACTCAACTTACATTTCAAAAGAAGAAGTGGATAAAATGAATGAGCCCCTTAAAGGAAACTTTGAAGGAATTGGTATATCATTTAATATTTATAAGGATACTTTGTTGGTTACAACGACCATTGCAGGCGGACCTTCAGAAAAAGTTGGCTTGCGTGCCGGAGACAGAATTATTGAGGTGGACGGTGAGAATATTGCTGGAATAGGATTGAAAAATTCCGATGTTTTTGACCTGTTAAGAGGGGAAAAGGGAAGCAAAGTTGATTTAACAATTGCGAGAAAAAGCGAAAATGAGCCACTTGGTTTTACAATTGTTAGAGATAAAATTCCAATTTTTAGTCTGGATGCTTCTTACATGCTCGATGAATCAACGGGTTATATTAAGTTGAATAAATTTTCAGCTACCACAACCAATGAGTTTTTATCTGCAATGACAGATTTAAAACGTGAAGGAATACAAAACCTTGTTCTTGATTTAAGAAACAACGGTGGTGGATATTTGAAATCAGCCATCGAACTGGCAGATCAGTTTTTAAACGATGATCAGCTGGTTGTTTATACCGATGGTACGAACGATCCAAGAAGAGAATATAAGGCGACCTCGAAAGGAACTTTTAAAGATGGCAAAGTGGTTGTTTTGGTTAATGAAGGCTCAGCCTCAGCAAGCGAGATTGTTTCCGGAGCTGTTCAGGACTGGGATCGTGGAGTTATAATTGGTCGGCGATCGTACGGAAAAGGATTGGTGCAAAAACCATTTTTCCTGAATGACGGTTCTATGATTCGACTTACAACAGCTCACTATTACACACCAAGCGGCAGATGTATTCAAAAACCTTATGATGGTGGTATTCGCGAATACCGTAAAGATTATGCCAACCGAATTAGTAATGGTGAGATGTTTAGTGCCGACAGTATTCATTTTGATGCCGAATTAAAACATAAAACTCTGGTTAATGGTCGCGAAGTATACGGCGGAGGTGGTGTAATGCCCGATATTTTTGTTCCAATGGACACATCATCACATTATGCATATATGAATAAACTTAGGAGAAAGCGGGTTACTTATAACTTTGTTTTGGATTATGTTGATGTTCATCGTGAAGACATAATGAAACAATATTCCACTTTTGATAAATTCAACGAAAAATTTGAGATTACAGAAGAGAATGTTGAGCAGGTAGTTGCAAAAGGTGTTGAAGAAGGAATTGAGAAGGACGAAGAAAGTTTGAATTTCCTTGAGGATGACCTTAAACAAGAAATTAAGGCTTTAATAGCCCGCGACTTATATTCAAGAAACGACATGTATAAAGTTTTAAACGAAAAAGACGATGCGATTTTAAAAGCTCTTGAAGTTTTTGATAACCAAGACAAATATGCAGCGCTTTTAGTTACAGCTGATTAAAATTTATGACTGATATAGTTTTGGAATGGCTCTTAGGTAATTACATTGAAATACTGGGAGCCATTCTTGGTTTAGCCTACATCTTTTTTTCCATTAAACAACACATTTTAACGTGGCCTACAGGTTTATTAACCTCGGCACTTTACGTAGTTGTATTTTTTGATGCCAGATTATATGCCGATATGGGACTTCAGGTGTATTACGTGGTAATCAGCATTTATGGCTGGTATTTCTGGCTAACCGGAAAAAAACAAAATGAAAAGAAAGTAGCCGTTAAAACGACCCGAAAAGTATTGTGGTTAAAACTGGCACTGGTTTCAATTGCGCTTTATGCCCTGCTCCTGTTTATTCTAAGCAATTATACCAATTCCGATGTTCCGCACATGGATTCTGTGACTACAGCACTCAGCATTATTGCCACCTGGATGCTGGCAAGAAAATACTTAGAGCATTGGTTGTTATGGATATTTATCGATGCTTTTTCTGCAGGATTATATGTCTACAAAGGTTTGTGGGCAACTGTTATTTTATTTATCGTTTACACCTTTATGGCACTATTGGGCTATATTGAATGGAAAAAAGACCTTAAAAAAATTGAAGAAAAAAACTAAAATAGTAGCCATTACCGGGGCCGAATCAACTGGAAAAAGCACACTTGCTAAAGCACTTGCTAAACACTACAATTTGCCGTTTGTTCCGGAATTTGCACGAGGTTATGTTGAACAATTGCAGCGATCGTACACCTACGAGGATGTTATTCTGATAGCACAAAAACAGGTTGAACAGTATAACGAAATGGTTTCAAAACAGGTGCCACTGATAATTTTAGATACCTGGCTACTGATAACAAAAATCTGGCTGGATGTTGTTTACGGAATAGTTCCGGAGTGGATCGATCAAACGATCAAAGAAACCCGTATTGACGTTTTTTTAGTTTGCGATACCGATTTGCCTTGGGTACCCGATAGTGTTCGTGAAAATGGAGGAACCGATCGTGAAAAACTTCAGCAGACTTACATTCAAGAATTAGAAAAATATCAATTCCCTTATCAAATTATAAAAGGTAATTATGAAGAGCGGAAAAAAGGTGCAATTCAATTCATCTCAGGTTTAGATACTGCTTAAGTTAAAATCCTTCAACAAGAAGCTTGTTTTATACGTTATATGTTACAGTTCTTAAATGAATGTAATTAGTTTTGTATAATAATTCAACAACATGACAAATAACAAAGTGGACCAAAAAATATTGGATACAATAACCAAGCTAAGCAACCCTGAATCATACAAGTTGGTTTGTCATAAACACTTGTTGGGAGAACCACTGCCATCAAATAAGAAGGTGAAACGAATTATTAATCTGATTCGTGAAATTCTTTTCCCGGGCTATTTCGGCACTACTACTTTAAAAGCGACCATAACTCCGCACTACATGGGAGTTTACGTTGATGAACTACTTGAAATGCTTACTGGTGAAATTTTAGCAGGTTTGTGTTTTGAATGCACCGACGAATCGGAACAAAGGGTTGAAAAGCATAAAGTGGCAGCGCAAGAAAAGGCTGTTGTTTTTATTGAGTTTCTGCCAGAAATAAGAAGACGACTTGTTGCAGACGTGGAAGCAACATTTTTAAATGACCCGGCAGCAAAAAACTTTGGCGAGGTTATTTTTAGTTATCCGGGAATCAGGGCCATAACAAATTACCGTATTGCCCATAAATTATTAGAGTTGGATGTTCCGCTTATTCCCCGTTTTATTACCGAAATGGCACACAGCGAAACCGGAATAGATATTCATCCGCGTGCTCAAATTGGTGAGAGTTTTACCATCGACCACGGTACTGGCGTTGTTATTGGTTCTACATCTATTATTGGAGATAATGTAAAAATATACCAGGGAGTAACCTTGGGAGCAAAAAGTTTTCCGCTTGACGATGACGGAAACCCGATTAAAGGAATTCCACGTCACCCAATATTGGAGAATAATGTAGTTATTTATGCAGGTGCAACTATACTTGGCCGCGTTACTATTGGCGAAAACTCTGTAATTGGGGGTAACGTATGGGTAACCAACGATCTTCCGGCTAATTCCCGAGTGGTGCAAAAACGACCAAGAGATATTCCGTTTATGGACGGAGCAGGTATTTAAAAATTAAAATCAAATCATTGAAAGAGTATAAATTAATCGCAAAAACCTTTTCCGGCCTGGAAGATGTTTTGGCCAAAGAAGTGAAGCGCATTGGCGGTAAAAATGTACGACGCGGAAAACGTGCCGTATTTTATGAAGGAGATCTTGAGTTAATATACAAATCAAATTATCAACTCCGAACTGCATTGCGTATCTTAAAAGAAATTGAACATTTTAATTTTAAAGATGTCGATCAGTTTTATTTAAAATGCAAAAGAATAAAGTGGCAAAATTATTTTACGGTCGATCAGAATTTTGTGATTAACAGCGTGGTCGTAAACTCGCGCGATTTTAGAAACTCAATGTTTACCTCACTAAAGGTAAAAGATGCTATTGCCGATTATTTTCGCGAGAATTTTGGGAAGCGACCAAATGTAGATACTGAAAATCCGGATATCATTATAAACGTCCATGTATTCCAGGATAACTGTACATTGTCGATTGACAGTTCAGGAGAATCATTACATAAAAGAGGATATCGCGTAAAACAGGGTGAAGCGCCTTTAAACGAAGTACTTGCGGCAGGTATGATCAACCTGACCGGATGGCTTGGAAACTCGGATTTTATGGACCCGATGTGTGGCTCGGGCACACTAGCTATTGAGGCAGCCATGATTGCTCAAAACATTCCTCCTGCTAAATTCAGAAAAGAATTTGCCTTCAAGAACTGGAATGATTTCGATCCTGTACTTTGGGAAAAAATTACCGAGCCGGTTGAAAAAAGAGAATTCAGACATAAAATCTATGCTTCGGATATATCAGGAAGTAATTTGTTAAATGCACAAACCAATGCACGACGTGCTTTAGTATTTAACAAAATACAATTTGCCTGTACCGATTTTAAAAATCTGGATGTTAAATTAGACAATGCGACCATCGTAACCAATCCACCTTATGGCGAAAGGCTGAGAGAAAATGACCTTGACGGGCTTTATTCGATGATTGGCGAGCGTTTAAAACACCAATTTGCAGGGAACAGTGCGTGGATACTTAGTTCAGCGTTTGAAAGCTTAAAATTTGTTGGATTAAAACCGTCTCAAAAAATCGATTTATTTAACGGGGCACTAAAATGCAAGTATAATAATTACAGGTTGTTTGAAGGGAAGGAAAAATAGAGGCATAAAAAAAAGGGTTAAAACCGTCCTTGTTTTAACCCCTGTACTAACAACTCAATTGGTTCTGTATATAGGCTATTCTTCTTCAAAATCGTAAATATCTTTATCTCTCGATTTTGGTGTTCCTCCACCTCTAACTTCATTCATTTCTTCTTGTGAAAGAACATCAAAACCAAAATTATCTAGTTTATCTGATGATTGTATAGTTATAGCTTTCATTGTTCTGTTTTTATGACTTATTCTTCTTCAAAATCGTAAATATCTTTATCTCTTGATTTTGGTGTTCCTCCACCACGAACTTCGTTCATTGCTTCTTCAGACAATAACTCAAAATCACCGTTGTTCTCTGTAAAAAAACTTGCTATAACATTCATATCTTAAAATCTTGACAGTAAATACTTGTTTATTTATAATTTATTCTTCCTCGAAATCATAAATATCTTTATCTCTAGATTTTGGAGTTCCGCCACCACGAACTTCGCTCATTGCTTCTTCGTTGATTACTTCAAAACCCTTAACTTCGAAAGTATTTTCTGTTGATTCAAACTGTACCCTTTTCATCGTATAATAAATTAATTCGTTAAACTTTTAAACACACATTCACTAATATATTCTGATAAGTACAAAAAGGTAACCCCCTTTTTTTGAAAAAAATTTAAAAAAGTTCTATTTTGGTGGAATAAATCACAACATCATATGACAATTTTCAAGAGAATAAGCTTCGTTTTTTACCTATTATTCTTACCCAGCATAATACTCTGCCAGGAAGTCAACAAAGACTCCTTAAGACTACTAACCAATAAGTTAGGACAGATGGGTGCTAGATTAGGCAACGAAGGAAAGTACACCGAAGCTTTAGATACTTTTAAATTGTTTCTAAATGAACGAAAAAAAATTTATGGAGAAGAGGATTATTTTTTAACTCAGCCCTACATGATGTTAGGTATTACTTATAAAAATTTGGGACAAAATGATATGGCACTTAGTAGTTATAAGCTTGCTGAAACAAATTTTTTTCTTCGTTCAGACCCCCCGCAAGGTTTGTTGGGAAGTATTTATATAAATCTGGGCAATGTATATCGAGCCCAATTGGATTATAGCAATGCTTTAAATTATTACGATCAAGCTTTAAGCGTGTACCAGAGTCAGACTTCTGTTGATCTTGAAGATATATCTAACGCCTATTATGCTATTGCAGAGATTGAGTTTGTTACTCAAAACTACCAATCTGTTATTGATATTGCTGAAAAATGTTATGCATCAGCAGATACATCCAATCAAATATATTTTGATAATATTATGGGAGGTAGTTATTATAACCTTAAACAATTCGAAAGAGCAGATTATCATTACAAACATGCTATCTCATTCTCACAACAATATTATGACAAAGGTTTAGACCTCGCCTATGCCTATATGAGTTACGCAGAATTTCTTTCTGCAATTAATAATTTTGAAAAGGCTATTGAAAAACTATCTCTAGCATATAAAATCTTACAAGAACAGCAAAATTTTGGCACAGAACTTTCAACTTATTACGAGTATGAGGGAAATATTTTCAGAAATAGAGCAATAAACACACAGGAAATTAACCGATTCAAAAGGGAAAAAAGACAAAATTTACTAAAAGCTATTGGATCGTACAAAAAAGGATTAACAGCATTAGAAGTGGATCAAAATAATCCTGAAAATTCGGACATAGAAATTCAACAAACACGTTCGCTGATTGATTGTATTGGACTAATAAAATTAATTGGTGATGTGTATCTTGAAATTGCCCTTCTGGATAATGAAAATAAAGGCATCGATTTTAGTACAAATCTCGATTACGCGCTAAGCTGCTATAACAACACCAGTAATCTCATTCAACAGGCGCGAAAAGAAATTTCGAACGATGAAAGCAAGATACAGCTGTCGAATCTACAATACCAAACCATCAGTAAAATTATTGAGACGGCATACCTTGCTTATAATTACTCGGGTAATCAGGAGTTCCTTGATATTGCGTTTAACAATTCGGAACAGCTAAAAAGCAGTGCACTTTTCGATAAGATTGCCAACGAACTGGCCCAGGAAAATAGTTTGATCCCTGATAGCCTATTAGAGCTGGAACGTAAATTAAACAATACCATCGCCAATTATTCCGAATTACAATACGAGGAATTAAGCTACAATGAACCTGATAGTTCGTTGTTGGAAGAATATAACGATAAGATTTTTAATGCATCGCGGCAAAGAGATGAGCTGAATCGTTATATGGAAGAAAGCTACCCCGACTACTATCAGTTAAAATATTCCAATTCTACCCTCAGCTTAAATGACATACAAAACAGGCTTGAAAGAAAGGAAGCAATTGTTGAGTATTTTTTAGCAGAACCGACAACAGAAAAAATTGAAAACGGCAGTAATACTGACACACTAACTTCGCTGTATACTTTTTTTATTACCAACGACAATATTGAATTTCAAAAAAAGACACTTAGTAATGCTGAAATAGAAGCTTTAGAAGAAACCTTCCGGTTTATGTCTTCAACCGACTACATGTTCACACACAACGAAGATGCAAAAAACTACTGTGTTTCGTCTAACAATCTATACAAAGTACTAATGGCTCCTTACGAACAATACTTGGATGAAAAACACCTGACAATAATCCCTGACGGAAAATTGAATTACATTTCATTTGATGGCTTACTAAAATCATTGCCCGATACAAGCGAAACAATCCGGTTCAATGAACTTGACTACCTGATTAAAGATGTAAATATAAACTATGCTAATTCGGTAAATATTTTCCTGAAGAACAAAATGTCAAAGCCAAAACTTCGAAATCATACCCTGGCTTTTGCTCCGGAATACCATTCTGAAGAATTTGAAATGACGGGAACAAGCTATAAGCTAGCGCCACTGCCTGGTGTGCAAAAAGAAGTTGACGCCATCTCTAAATCTGTTAATACAACTATTTTCGAGAAAGAAAAGGCAACGGAGCAGAATTTCAGAAAAGAAAGTGGGAATTTTGATATCCTTCACCTGGCAATGCACGCTTATATAAACGATTCGCTACCGGCTTTCTCTCGATTAGCATTCACTCAAAATATGGATTCAACGACATTAAGTGCCGACGGATGGTTAAATACGGCAGATATTTACAACCTGAACTTGAATGCCAGAATGACCGTACTAAGTGCATGTAACACTGGGGTTGGGCAACTTCAAAAAGGAGAAGGACTAATGAGCCTGGCCCGTGGATTTTTATATGCTGGTTGTCCTTCGGTAGTAATGTCGCTTTGGGAAGTTGAAGATGTGGCCGGCACAAAAATTATGACCTCTTTTTATAAGTACCTAAAAGCTGGTAAAACAAAAGACGAAGCACTTCGTCTCGCCAAACTAAAATACCTTGATGAATCGAACTCCAGACTTGCCCACCCCCACTACTGGATGAGTTTTAAATGTATTGGCGATAATTCTCCGGTTTACACCAGTTATGATCTTTACTTTTTTGCTGTTTTAATTCTATTGATTATCGCTTTTTCTATCGACCAGGGAATTCGCATAAAAAAAGCCCGTCGTAACCGACAGGCTTAATTGAATGTGTATATTTTTTTCGAATTAATCTATTGAATGATTCTTCGATTACTTAAAGGAATACCTGAGCTTTCTTAGAATTGCTTTTGCATCTTTTTCGTAATGCCCTTTGCGATCAATTACCGCCAACAATTCATTTTTAGCTTCGGTCCTTTTATTCATTTTCAGGTAACATAGAGCTTTATACCACTCTGCTTCCTCAATAAACATGTTATTTCCATGATCAATAACTTTAGAATACGCTGATACCGCTTTAGGATATTTATTCAGATTCTGATAACTCAATCCTTTATAAAACTGCGGAACAAATTGCTCCTCTGTTTTAACGGTTGCAACATTCAGCAGATCAATAGTCTTTTGGAACTCATTCTGCTGGAAATACATTTGTGCTTGTTGTATTACATCCACACTGCTGCTAACCGAACGTTCTGATGCCCATGTCGTTGATTCAAAGTACTTGTCGTACGAATTGTCGAGCGTATTGGTATTCATTCGCATTACACCAAGTAAACCTACCAATACCAAAACAACTGCTACGCTGCTTCGCCAAAATCGAGTAGAACCAATTTCGATGCGAGGCATTATAATCGATTTCACTTCTTTCTTTTCCGATTCTGCTCTTGCGTCATTCAACTTCTGACGCAAGCCCATTATATCCATTTCTGAAACGGCAGAATTTATATTCTCGCGAAGCGCTACTTCCGCCATCAGATCGGTATTTTCTTTCAATTCAGCATTAAATTCTTCTAATAAACTTTCATCCACCAGTACTTCATCAATAAAGTCTTCAATGGTTTGCTCAGTAACATTCCAAGAGGTTTCAGACTCCATGATATTTCTTAATTCACTTCTGAGATCCATTACATCGTTTTCAGCAACAGCTGATTCAAGCTCTTTATGCAGATTAACTTCTGATTGTAACAATTCACTTTGAGCAAGCTCGTCTTCAAATTCGGCCAAAATATCGTCACCCATCTCACCTTCAAGGTAAGTGTCGATATCTTCAACTGAATATTGTGGTTCAACCGATTTAGCCACCTGTTGCAATGTTTCACGCAGGTTTAAAATGTCGGTTTCCAGAACAGCTTCTTCCAGTCCTTCCAGACCTTCCATATCAAAACCGTTCAGGTCTTCTTCCACAACGGCTTGTTCTGAACCGTTTTGCTCTTTGTAATAATGATGTATGTTTTCGTTGCTGGTTCGCTCATGCTGATATACATGAACTTTTGGGAGCGATTCTAAACTTTCAATAAGCTCTTCGGGTG
It includes:
- a CDS encoding THUMP domain-containing class I SAM-dependent RNA methyltransferase → MKEYKLIAKTFSGLEDVLAKEVKRIGGKNVRRGKRAVFYEGDLELIYKSNYQLRTALRILKEIEHFNFKDVDQFYLKCKRIKWQNYFTVDQNFVINSVVVNSRDFRNSMFTSLKVKDAIADYFRENFGKRPNVDTENPDIIINVHVFQDNCTLSIDSSGESLHKRGYRVKQGEAPLNEVLAAGMINLTGWLGNSDFMDPMCGSGTLAIEAAMIAQNIPPAKFRKEFAFKNWNDFDPVLWEKITEPVEKREFRHKIYASDISGSNLLNAQTNARRALVFNKIQFACTDFKNLDVKLDNATIVTNPPYGERLRENDLDGLYSMIGERLKHQFAGNSAWILSSAFESLKFVGLKPSQKIDLFNGALKCKYNNYRLFEGKEK
- the epsC gene encoding serine O-acetyltransferase EpsC; translation: MTNNKVDQKILDTITKLSNPESYKLVCHKHLLGEPLPSNKKVKRIINLIREILFPGYFGTTTLKATITPHYMGVYVDELLEMLTGEILAGLCFECTDESEQRVEKHKVAAQEKAVVFIEFLPEIRRRLVADVEATFLNDPAAKNFGEVIFSYPGIRAITNYRIAHKLLELDVPLIPRFITEMAHSETGIDIHPRAQIGESFTIDHGTGVVIGSTSIIGDNVKIYQGVTLGAKSFPLDDDGNPIKGIPRHPILENNVVIYAGATILGRVTIGENSVIGGNVWVTNDLPANSRVVQKRPRDIPFMDGAGI
- a CDS encoding S41 family peptidase, with the translated sequence MIVSKIKHIKTIGLSLFLALFFIAPVSIQAQNEVQQNQVKFARLLRLVDGYYVDSSDVGDLTEKAIVHMLEELDPHSTYISKEEVDKMNEPLKGNFEGIGISFNIYKDTLLVTTTIAGGPSEKVGLRAGDRIIEVDGENIAGIGLKNSDVFDLLRGEKGSKVDLTIARKSENEPLGFTIVRDKIPIFSLDASYMLDESTGYIKLNKFSATTTNEFLSAMTDLKREGIQNLVLDLRNNGGGYLKSAIELADQFLNDDQLVVYTDGTNDPRREYKATSKGTFKDGKVVVLVNEGSASASEIVSGAVQDWDRGVIIGRRSYGKGLVQKPFFLNDGSMIRLTTAHYYTPSGRCIQKPYDGGIREYRKDYANRISNGEMFSADSIHFDAELKHKTLVNGREVYGGGGVMPDIFVPMDTSSHYAYMNKLRRKRVTYNFVLDYVDVHREDIMKQYSTFDKFNEKFEITEENVEQVVAKGVEEGIEKDEESLNFLEDDLKQEIKALIARDLYSRNDMYKVLNEKDDAILKALEVFDNQDKYAALLVTAD
- the guaA gene encoding glutamine-hydrolyzing GMP synthase produces the protein MQEKILILDFGSQYTQLIGRKVRELNVYCEIHPYNHFPEIDESVKGVILSGSPYSVRDEEAPRPDLSKIKGKIPVLGVCYGAQYMAHFYGGEVAPSNTREYGRANLGFIDHDSVLFENVSLHSQVWMSHGDTIIRLPENYKVIASTEDVNFAAYKVDGEKTWAIQFHPEVYHTTEGKQLLQNFVTTICGCEQNWTPDSFVETTVRELQDQLGNDKVVLGLSGGVDSSVAGVLLHKAIGKNLTCIFVDNGLLRKNEFEDVLHSYENMGLNVIGVDAREKFWNDLAGITDPEQKRKVIGRNFIEVFDEEAHKIKDVKWLAQGTIYPDVIESISVNGPSATIKSHHNVGGLPEKMKLKVVEPLKLLFKDEVRRVGGALTIKKELLGRHPFPGPGLGIRILGDVTPEKVRILQEADAIFINGLKNWGLYDEVWQAGVMLLPVQSVGVMGDERTYENTVALRAVASTDGMTADWVHLPYDFMAKMSNEIINKVRGINRVVYDISSKPPATIEWE
- a CDS encoding CHAT domain-containing protein translates to MGARLGNEGKYTEALDTFKLFLNERKKIYGEEDYFLTQPYMMLGITYKNLGQNDMALSSYKLAETNFFLRSDPPQGLLGSIYINLGNVYRAQLDYSNALNYYDQALSVYQSQTSVDLEDISNAYYAIAEIEFVTQNYQSVIDIAEKCYASADTSNQIYFDNIMGGSYYNLKQFERADYHYKHAISFSQQYYDKGLDLAYAYMSYAEFLSAINNFEKAIEKLSLAYKILQEQQNFGTELSTYYEYEGNIFRNRAINTQEINRFKREKRQNLLKAIGSYKKGLTALEVDQNNPENSDIEIQQTRSLIDCIGLIKLIGDVYLEIALLDNENKGIDFSTNLDYALSCYNNTSNLIQQARKEISNDESKIQLSNLQYQTISKIIETAYLAYNYSGNQEFLDIAFNNSEQLKSSALFDKIANELAQENSLIPDSLLELERKLNNTIANYSELQYEELSYNEPDSSLLEEYNDKIFNASRQRDELNRYMEESYPDYYQLKYSNSTLSLNDIQNRLERKEAIVEYFLAEPTTEKIENGSNTDTLTSLYTFFITNDNIEFQKKTLSNAEIEALEETFRFMSSTDYMFTHNEDAKNYCVSSNNLYKVLMAPYEQYLDEKHLTIIPDGKLNYISFDGLLKSLPDTSETIRFNELDYLIKDVNINYANSVNIFLKNKMSKPKLRNHTLAFAPEYHSEEFEMTGTSYKLAPLPGVQKEVDAISKSVNTTIFEKEKATEQNFRKESGNFDILHLAMHAYINDSLPAFSRLAFTQNMDSTTLSADGWLNTADIYNLNLNARMTVLSACNTGVGQLQKGEGLMSLARGFLYAGCPSVVMSLWEVEDVAGTKIMTSFYKYLKAGKTKDEALRLAKLKYLDESNSRLAHPHYWMSFKCIGDNSPVYTSYDLYFFAVLILLIIAFSIDQGIRIKKARRNRQA
- a CDS encoding tetratricopeptide repeat protein encodes the protein MTPKAELIGRIEDYCLDLLNNPEREEFEKELELNQELREEVELHKNIQTAVMEMDVLDLKGKLEKIQSNSTKNGRLNGSFELLDDFSEFEEATSALTPEELIESLESLPKVHVYQHERTSNENIHHYYKEQNGSEQAVVEEDLNGFDMEGLEGLEEAVLETDILNLRETLQQVAKSVEPQYSVEDIDTYLEGEMGDDILAEFEDELAQSELLQSEVNLHKELESAVAENDVMDLRSELRNIMESETSWNVTEQTIEDFIDEVLVDESLLEEFNAELKENTDLMAEVALRENINSAVSEMDIMGLRQKLNDARAESEKKEVKSIIMPRIEIGSTRFWRSSVAVVLVLVGLLGVMRMNTNTLDNSYDKYFESTTWASERSVSSSVDVIQQAQMYFQQNEFQKTIDLLNVATVKTEEQFVPQFYKGLSYQNLNKYPKAVSAYSKVIDHGNNMFIEEAEWYKALCYLKMNKRTEAKNELLAVIDRKGHYEKDAKAILRKLRYSFK
- the pnuC gene encoding nicotinamide riboside transporter PnuC — encoded protein: MTDIVLEWLLGNYIEILGAILGLAYIFFSIKQHILTWPTGLLTSALYVVVFFDARLYADMGLQVYYVVISIYGWYFWLTGKKQNEKKVAVKTTRKVLWLKLALVSIALYALLLFILSNYTNSDVPHMDSVTTALSIIATWMLARKYLEHWLLWIFIDAFSAGLYVYKGLWATVILFIVYTFMALLGYIEWKKDLKKIEEKN
- a CDS encoding AAA family ATPase; protein product: MKKKTKIVAITGAESTGKSTLAKALAKHYNLPFVPEFARGYVEQLQRSYTYEDVILIAQKQVEQYNEMVSKQVPLIILDTWLLITKIWLDVVYGIVPEWIDQTIKETRIDVFLVCDTDLPWVPDSVRENGGTDREKLQQTYIQELEKYQFPYQIIKGNYEERKKGAIQFISGLDTA